The Metasolibacillus fluoroglycofenilyticus genome segment AGGGTAAGCCGTTTCAACTGATAGAAGCGGTGGCAGAAACCGTAGCAACAACTATTTTGCAACGTTATAAGGGGCAAATTTTCGGGTGTCGTGTGGAAATCATTAAGCCAGACCCCCCAATTCCGGGTCATTATAAAGAAGTAGCTGTTGAAATTGTGCGAGGTAAATTTTATGAATGATGTATTTTTATCAATCGGCACAAATATCGGTGAGCGAGAAGCAAATTTACAACAGGCTGTGCAATTATTGCAGGCACAAGTTGAAGTAGTAAAAGTTTCATCGATTTACGAAACGGCACCTGTCGGCTATACAGACCAGCCGTCCTTCTTAAATATTGCTGTACATGTCAGAACAACGCGCAGTGCTACGGAGATGCTTGCCCTATGCCAAGCGATAGAGAACGAGCTTGGTCGAGTGCGTGATATTCGCTGGGGACCT includes the following:
- the folK gene encoding 2-amino-4-hydroxy-6-hydroxymethyldihydropteridine diphosphokinase; translation: MNDVFLSIGTNIGEREANLQQAVQLLQAQVEVVKVSSIYETAPVGYTDQPSFLNIAVHVRTTRSATEMLALCQAIENELGRVRDIRWGPRIIDLDILLFNQEIIATEHLLVPHPRMYERAFVVVPLVEISKSFESEQMALARDTLDKLDLQQEGIILWKEFE